In Chryseobacterium oranimense, a single window of DNA contains:
- a CDS encoding bestrophin family protein: MSAYPFSIPEMSFPVVTHIFSYKEIFSACIKLMVFRKIADKTKKIIFVRPREFMRVYNTKHFLKILFSMHKSDTMKILFPTMILVGLYSWGIQYLEVEYLHLTAKSGVSNVGMIHSLLGFVLSLLLVFRTNTAYDRWWEGRKLWGKLVNDTRNFAVKINAILGEERQDAEQISRYLKYFPHFLAKHLSKESTRLALDEDYSEIEKSLKHHGPSEIIILLTHKLNHLKKEGKISDIEMLYLDTQLSGFLDVCGGCERIKNTPIPYSYSSFVKKFIILYVLALPVAYVITIGLLMIPLTVFVYYVLMSLELIAEEIEDPFNNDENDIPMEALAQNIERSVHQIMGLKK, from the coding sequence ATGTCCGCTTATCCATTTTCCATTCCTGAAATGTCCTTTCCTGTAGTAACCCATATTTTTTCTTACAAAGAAATCTTCTCTGCCTGTATAAAACTTATGGTTTTCCGTAAAATAGCGGATAAAACGAAAAAAATTATCTTTGTAAGACCAAGAGAATTTATGAGAGTTTACAATACCAAGCATTTCCTGAAGATCCTTTTCAGCATGCACAAAAGCGATACCATGAAGATCCTTTTTCCAACGATGATCCTGGTGGGGCTTTACTCGTGGGGGATTCAGTATCTGGAAGTGGAATATCTTCACCTTACTGCAAAATCCGGGGTCAGTAATGTGGGAATGATCCACTCTCTGCTGGGTTTTGTATTGTCGCTGCTGCTTGTTTTCAGAACGAATACTGCCTACGACAGATGGTGGGAAGGCAGAAAGCTATGGGGAAAGCTGGTGAATGATACCCGGAATTTCGCGGTAAAAATCAATGCTATTTTAGGAGAGGAACGCCAGGATGCAGAACAGATATCAAGATATTTAAAATACTTCCCGCATTTCCTTGCCAAGCATCTTTCTAAAGAGTCTACAAGACTGGCTTTGGATGAAGATTACTCTGAAATAGAAAAATCGCTGAAACATCATGGTCCCAGTGAAATTATCATTCTTTTGACCCATAAACTGAATCATCTGAAAAAGGAAGGAAAGATCTCAGATATCGAAATGTTGTACCTTGACACTCAGCTTTCAGGATTTCTGGATGTTTGCGGAGGCTGTGAAAGAATTAAAAATACGCCTATTCCCTACTCTTATTCTTCTTTTGTAAAGAAATTCATCATTTTATATGTACTGGCACTGCCCGTTGCCTATGTTATCACAATCGGGCTTCTGATGATTCCGCTTACGGTTTTCGTTTATTACGTTCTGATGAGCCTGGAGCTGATCGCGGAGGAAATTGAAGATCCTTTTAATAATGATGAAAATGATATTCCTATGGAAGCTCTGGCTCAAAATATTGAGAGAAGCGTCCATCAGATCATGGGCCTAAAGAAATAA
- a CDS encoding GNAT family N-acetyltransferase, producing the protein MMYPVLETERLLLRQLTPDDAEDLFEYFSLQEVMEYYDLEAFKTPEDARNIIRYFNGEFEKGKGFRWALELKSEKKVIGTCGYHNWYRDHFRAEIGYELNPKYWRKSYMKEAILPILTFGFESMRLHRVDAFTDPANISSEKLLQSLNFKDEGILRDYFFEKGRFVDAKIFGLINE; encoded by the coding sequence ATGATGTATCCTGTTCTGGAAACTGAAAGATTGCTTTTAAGACAACTTACGCCTGATGATGCAGAGGACCTTTTTGAGTATTTTTCTCTACAAGAGGTTATGGAATATTATGATCTGGAAGCTTTCAAAACTCCGGAGGATGCCCGGAATATTATCCGGTATTTTAATGGTGAATTTGAAAAAGGAAAAGGCTTCCGCTGGGCTTTGGAATTAAAATCCGAAAAGAAGGTTATAGGGACCTGCGGCTATCATAACTGGTATCGTGATCATTTCCGCGCTGAGATTGGCTATGAACTTAATCCAAAGTACTGGAGAAAATCTTATATGAAAGAAGCCATCCTTCCTATCCTTACCTTCGGATTCGAAAGCATGAGGCTTCACCGGGTAGATGCCTTCACTGATCCTGCCAACATTTCTTCCGAAAAGCTCCTGCAGTCTTTAAATTTTAAAGACGAAGGAATTCTGCGTGACTATTTTTTTGAAAAAGGAAGGTTTGTAGATGCTAAAATTTTTGGACTTATTAATGAATAG
- a CDS encoding cupin-like domain-containing protein has protein sequence MILENVDVVNDISKEDFQKNYFKKHKPLLIKNFASRWDAFDKWNLAYIREKAGDQDVPLYDNKPADASKSSDAPVTHMKMKDYIDTIKSKPSDLRIFFYIITDRLPELLKNFTYPDLGIKFFKRLPTLFFGGSEAHVLMHYDVDLGDFLHIHFEGKKRILLFDQEQSDFLYKVPLSVHTVYDIDYQNPDYEKFPALQYAKGYEIFMEHGDALFIPGAFWHFNRYLEPGFSLSLRALPNKPNVFANMLYHVFIMRYTDKLFRKIFKAKWVNYKQKWAYEKGTEAFEKQQKSGKR, from the coding sequence ATGATCCTCGAAAACGTAGATGTAGTCAACGATATCAGTAAAGAAGATTTTCAGAAGAATTATTTCAAAAAGCATAAACCGCTTCTGATTAAAAATTTTGCAAGCCGGTGGGATGCTTTCGACAAATGGAATCTGGCTTACATCCGGGAAAAAGCGGGCGATCAGGATGTTCCTCTTTATGACAACAAGCCTGCCGATGCTTCCAAAAGCTCAGATGCACCGGTGACGCATATGAAGATGAAGGATTATATTGACACCATAAAAAGTAAGCCTTCAGATCTTCGTATCTTTTTCTATATTATTACAGACAGGCTTCCTGAGCTGCTGAAAAACTTTACCTATCCGGATCTGGGAATTAAATTCTTCAAAAGGCTTCCCACCCTTTTTTTCGGTGGAAGCGAAGCCCACGTGTTAATGCATTATGATGTGGATCTCGGGGATTTCCTTCACATTCATTTTGAGGGTAAAAAAAGGATACTCCTGTTTGATCAGGAACAGTCGGATTTCCTGTATAAAGTTCCGCTTTCCGTACATACCGTTTACGATATAGATTATCAAAACCCTGATTATGAGAAATTTCCGGCTTTACAATACGCGAAAGGCTACGAAATTTTCATGGAACATGGCGATGCCCTTTTCATTCCGGGAGCATTCTGGCATTTCAACAGGTATCTGGAACCGGGATTTTCACTGTCACTCAGAGCGCTGCCTAACAAGCCGAATGTTTTTGCCAATATGCTGTACCATGTTTTTATCATGAGGTATACCGACAAGCTTTTTCGTAAGATTTTTAAAGCTAAATGGGTGAATTACAAGCAGAAATGGGCGTATGAAAAAGGGACGGAAGCATTTGAAAAACAACAAAAATCGGGGAAAAGATAG
- a CDS encoding thioredoxin family protein yields the protein MKNLKIVMAALIAGLGLLSFTMPDHGKNSFPPEHSQIPVKGYEVGDEAADFKLKNFDGKMVSLSDFKTAKGFIVVFTCNHCPYAKKYEDRIVELDKKFKDQGYPVIAVNPNDPNVQPEDGYQQMIERAKQKGFTFPYLVDEGQKIYPLYGATKTPHVFVLQKENGKNIVKYIGAIDNNYDNPNDVSEYYVQDAVSALIKGEPVKMTKTVAIGCTIKVKK from the coding sequence ATGAAAAACCTGAAAATTGTAATGGCAGCATTGATTGCCGGGCTTGGACTGCTAAGCTTTACCATGCCGGATCATGGGAAGAATAGTTTTCCTCCGGAACATTCACAAATTCCTGTAAAAGGGTATGAAGTAGGCGATGAGGCGGCAGATTTCAAACTGAAGAATTTTGACGGAAAAATGGTCTCTTTAAGCGATTTTAAAACCGCCAAAGGATTTATAGTAGTGTTCACCTGCAACCATTGCCCTTATGCAAAGAAATATGAAGACAGGATTGTGGAGCTGGATAAGAAATTCAAAGATCAGGGTTACCCGGTTATTGCAGTAAATCCCAACGATCCAAATGTGCAGCCGGAAGACGGCTACCAGCAAATGATCGAAAGGGCAAAACAGAAAGGATTCACTTTTCCTTATCTGGTGGATGAAGGACAAAAGATCTACCCTTTGTACGGAGCGACAAAAACACCGCATGTTTTTGTTCTGCAGAAGGAAAACGGAAAAAATATCGTGAAATACATCGGCGCCATCGACAATAATTATGACAACCCGAATGATGTTTCAGAATATTATGTTCAGGATGCCGTAAGCGCACTGATTAAAGGAGAGCCTGTAAAAATGACAAAAACAGTAGCAATAGGATGTACAATTAAAGTGAAGAAATAA
- a CDS encoding NAD kinase — protein MKAAIYSQKKDLDTFLYLSKFISELETRGVKSVLYDEMAEALQFSKIFETFNSKQDLLDKEVDLFFTFGGDGTIVNSLTFIEDLEIPIVGVNTGRLGFLASFTKEEAFKELDAILKGDVKTSRRAVIEVVSPKSGDFFPYALNDVTVSRKETTSMITVDSYINDEFLNVFWGDGVIVSTPTGSTAYSLSCGGPIISPNNENFVITPIAPHNLNVRPLVVNDRVEIKFKVESRVPQYSLSLDSRLVHIETDKEIIIKKASFQILLVQPNHLSFYETIRQKLLWGRDKRN, from the coding sequence ATGAAGGCAGCCATATATTCTCAGAAAAAAGACCTCGATACTTTTTTATATTTAAGCAAGTTTATCTCAGAACTTGAAACCAGAGGCGTAAAATCTGTTCTTTATGATGAAATGGCTGAAGCGCTTCAGTTCTCAAAGATATTTGAAACATTCAACAGCAAGCAGGACCTTCTGGACAAAGAAGTAGACCTTTTCTTTACTTTCGGAGGCGACGGAACAATTGTGAATTCATTAACCTTCATTGAAGATCTGGAAATCCCGATTGTCGGTGTAAATACCGGAAGATTAGGTTTTTTGGCCAGCTTTACTAAAGAAGAAGCTTTCAAAGAACTTGATGCTATCCTGAAAGGTGATGTGAAAACAAGCCGCCGTGCCGTGATTGAGGTTGTTTCTCCAAAATCCGGTGATTTTTTTCCGTACGCACTGAATGACGTTACTGTTTCCAGAAAAGAAACCACCTCTATGATTACGGTGGATTCCTATATCAATGACGAATTTTTAAATGTATTCTGGGGAGACGGCGTAATTGTTTCCACTCCCACAGGGTCTACCGCCTACTCTTTAAGCTGCGGTGGGCCGATTATCTCTCCGAATAACGAAAACTTTGTCATTACCCCTATTGCTCCGCACAACCTGAATGTAAGACCATTGGTTGTAAATGACAGGGTAGAAATAAAATTTAAAGTAGAAAGCAGGGTGCCGCAGTATTCTCTTTCGCTGGACTCACGACTGGTCCATATAGAAACCGATAAAGAAATTATCATCAAAAAGGCCTCTTTTCAGATCCTTCTGGTACAGCCGAACCATTTAAGCTTCTACGAAACGATCCGTCAGAAGCTGCTTTGGGGCAGGGACAAAAGAAATTAG
- the mutS gene encoding DNA mismatch repair protein MutS: MAKTKKETPLMTQYNTIKAKYPDALLLFRVGDFYETFGQDAVKTSQILGIVLTKRANGEGHIELAGFPHHSVDSYLPKLVRAGMRVAICDQLEDPKMVKGIVKRGVTELVTPGVTFNDQVLNSKKNNFLLSLHKEKEKYGIAMVDVSTGEFLVSEGNLEKILHIINTFDPSEIVFQRSVQLPEQLKNKSAFKLEDWAFQYNFAYEKLTSHFKTNSLKGFGVENLPLAITAAGAIFAYLVEDTHHNLLAHITKLQIIPQEDYLMMDNFTLRNLEIVYPSNPQGKSLLDIIDKTSTPMGGRLLRRRIILPLKSVDEIMRRLSLIDFLNENDQLKYEICQLLKSISDLDRLMGKLAAEKISPKELGYLRQSLINIHQIKALLHPHADVLAWLEPLFDMEELIKFLQNHLNEELPVNLSKGNIIKEGISEELDRLRSLQSKGRGFLDEMCQREIERTGISSLKIDFNNVFGYYIEVRNAHKDKVPSDWLRKQTLVNAERYITEELKEYESQILGAEEKISVLENELYRNVCSETMVYMDQIQGNSNIIAQLDVATGLSELAVSESYTKPVLNQGYAIDLKEARHPIIENALPLGEKYIPNDIFLDKDSQQIIMVTGPNMAGKSAILRQTAIVCLLAQIGSFVPAKHAEIGVLDKIFTRVGATDNISAGESTFMVEMNEAANILNNISERSLILLDEIGRGTSTYDGVSIAWAIAEYLHQHSTQAKTLFATHYHELNEMTVNFERVKNFHVSIQENKGNIIFLRKLIPGGSEHSFGIHVAKLAGMPSKVVNRANEILKTLEASRTQTSSTSESIKRVTEENMQLSFFQLDDPVLENIREELTKIDINTLTPIEALMKLNSIKKMIGG, translated from the coding sequence ATGGCAAAAACGAAGAAGGAAACCCCGCTTATGACGCAGTACAATACCATCAAGGCAAAATACCCTGATGCGCTGCTGCTGTTCCGGGTTGGGGACTTTTACGAAACGTTCGGACAGGATGCTGTGAAGACATCCCAGATCTTAGGAATTGTTCTTACTAAAAGAGCCAATGGGGAAGGGCATATTGAGCTGGCAGGATTCCCGCACCACTCGGTGGATTCCTATCTTCCAAAACTGGTAAGAGCCGGAATGAGGGTGGCGATCTGCGATCAGCTTGAAGATCCGAAAATGGTAAAGGGAATTGTGAAAAGAGGGGTTACAGAGCTTGTGACACCTGGAGTAACATTTAATGATCAGGTGCTGAATTCAAAAAAGAATAATTTCCTCCTTTCCCTTCATAAAGAAAAAGAAAAGTACGGAATTGCCATGGTGGATGTTTCTACCGGAGAATTTCTGGTAAGTGAGGGAAATCTTGAAAAGATACTGCACATTATCAATACTTTTGATCCCAGTGAAATTGTTTTTCAGAGAAGCGTTCAGCTCCCGGAACAGTTAAAAAACAAAAGTGCCTTTAAGCTTGAAGACTGGGCTTTCCAGTATAATTTTGCCTACGAAAAACTGACTTCCCACTTTAAAACGAATTCCTTGAAAGGCTTTGGAGTTGAAAATCTTCCGCTCGCGATTACAGCAGCAGGAGCCATTTTTGCCTATCTTGTGGAAGATACCCACCACAATCTGCTTGCCCATATCACAAAACTTCAGATCATTCCGCAGGAAGACTATCTGATGATGGATAATTTTACCCTGAGGAACCTTGAAATTGTATATCCAAGCAATCCACAGGGAAAATCTCTGCTGGATATTATCGATAAAACATCGACCCCAATGGGGGGAAGATTATTGAGAAGAAGGATCATTCTTCCTTTAAAATCTGTGGACGAAATCATGAGAAGACTTTCCCTGATTGACTTTCTGAATGAAAACGACCAGCTGAAATATGAAATCTGCCAATTGCTGAAATCTATTTCGGATCTGGACCGATTAATGGGAAAACTGGCAGCAGAAAAAATTTCACCGAAGGAATTGGGCTATTTGCGTCAGAGTCTGATTAATATCCATCAGATCAAAGCATTACTTCATCCGCATGCCGATGTACTCGCCTGGCTGGAACCGTTGTTTGATATGGAAGAGCTTATTAAGTTTTTACAGAATCATCTTAATGAAGAGCTTCCGGTCAACCTTTCCAAAGGAAATATCATTAAAGAAGGGATCTCGGAAGAGCTGGACAGGCTGAGAAGCCTTCAAAGCAAAGGACGTGGCTTCCTGGATGAAATGTGCCAGAGAGAAATAGAAAGAACAGGAATTTCAAGCCTTAAAATAGATTTCAATAATGTTTTCGGATACTATATAGAAGTAAGGAATGCCCATAAAGATAAAGTTCCTTCCGATTGGTTAAGAAAGCAAACCCTGGTAAATGCCGAACGCTATATTACCGAAGAGCTTAAAGAATATGAAAGCCAGATTCTGGGTGCAGAAGAAAAGATAAGTGTGCTGGAAAACGAGCTGTACAGAAATGTATGCTCTGAAACAATGGTTTATATGGACCAGATTCAGGGAAATTCCAATATTATTGCACAACTTGACGTGGCGACAGGCCTTTCTGAGCTGGCCGTTTCCGAGAGCTATACAAAACCTGTTCTCAATCAGGGTTATGCTATTGACCTTAAAGAAGCCAGACACCCGATCATTGAAAATGCACTTCCGTTAGGAGAAAAATACATTCCAAACGATATATTTTTAGATAAAGATTCCCAGCAGATTATTATGGTAACAGGACCAAACATGGCCGGTAAATCTGCTATCCTGCGCCAGACCGCCATTGTCTGTCTTTTGGCCCAGATTGGAAGTTTTGTTCCGGCAAAACATGCTGAAATAGGAGTTTTGGATAAAATTTTCACAAGGGTAGGGGCTACCGACAATATTTCTGCCGGAGAATCTACTTTTATGGTGGAAATGAACGAAGCTGCCAATATCCTGAACAATATCTCCGAGCGCAGCCTTATCCTGCTGGACGAGATCGGCCGTGGAACCTCTACCTATGACGGGGTTTCTATTGCATGGGCTATTGCAGAATACCTTCACCAGCATTCCACGCAGGCAAAAACTTTATTTGCCACCCATTACCATGAGCTGAATGAAATGACGGTGAATTTTGAAAGAGTGAAAAACTTCCATGTTTCCATCCAGGAAAATAAAGGAAATATCATCTTTTTAAGAAAGCTGATTCCGGGAGGAAGTGAGCACAGTTTCGGGATTCATGTTGCTAAATTGGCAGGAATGCCTTCCAAAGTGGTCAACAGGGCCAATGAAATCCTGAAAACCCTTGAAGCAAGCCGTACCCAGACCTCCAGTACCTCAGAAAGCATCAAAAGAGTAACCGAAGAAAATATGCAGCTCTCTTTTTTCCAGCTGGATGATCCTGTTCTGGAAAATATCCGCGAAGAGCTTACGAAAATAGATATCAATACATTAACGCCGATTGAAGCCTTGATGAAGCTGAATTCTATAAAAAAGATGATTGGAGGGTAG
- a CDS encoding TlpA disulfide reductase family protein, giving the protein MKNLLSLLILCFCFSAFRAQQAEVRSVKYEELEKKIQEEGDKLLVVNFWSTTCASCVKELPHFMEVNNKFKDHPRFKMILVSLDRLADKERVIRFIKNKNLTAEVILLDDIKRMNTWIPKFEKDWDGNIPVTIFYKNSEKVYFNDGEMSKEDLEKTINNHLK; this is encoded by the coding sequence ATGAAAAATTTACTAAGCCTGTTGATTCTTTGTTTTTGCTTTTCTGCTTTCCGGGCCCAGCAGGCAGAAGTGCGTTCTGTGAAGTATGAAGAGCTTGAAAAAAAGATACAGGAAGAAGGTGATAAGCTGCTGGTAGTCAATTTCTGGTCAACAACATGCGCTTCCTGTGTAAAAGAGCTGCCGCATTTCATGGAGGTCAATAACAAGTTTAAAGATCATCCTCGGTTCAAAATGATTCTGGTTTCCCTGGACAGGCTTGCAGATAAAGAAAGAGTCATCCGTTTTATCAAAAATAAAAACCTTACAGCTGAGGTTATTCTTCTGGATGATATCAAGAGGATGAATACCTGGATCCCAAAATTTGAGAAAGACTGGGACGGAAATATTCCGGTAACCATTTTTTATAAGAACAGCGAAAAAGTATATTTTAACGATGGTGAAATGAGCAAAGAAGACCTCGAAAAAACCATTAACAATCACTTAAAATAA
- a CDS encoding RNA methyltransferase, with amino-acid sequence MVQKLKLEELNRIDVETFKKVEKIPLVIILDNLRSMHNVGASFRTADAFLIEKIILCGITPQPPHREIHKAALGATESVDWSHESDINTAISDYKSRGYEIIGIEQTTDSIMITDFNIDKSKKYALILGNEVEGISDEALPNIGTFLEIPQLGTKHSLNVSVCGGIVMWEFAKALK; translated from the coding sequence TTGGTACAGAAACTAAAACTGGAAGAGCTTAACAGAATCGATGTGGAAACATTTAAAAAAGTTGAGAAAATTCCATTGGTCATTATTTTAGATAATCTAAGGAGCATGCACAATGTGGGAGCATCTTTCAGAACGGCGGATGCTTTTCTGATTGAAAAAATAATTCTCTGCGGCATTACCCCACAGCCACCCCACCGCGAGATCCATAAAGCGGCACTTGGAGCCACGGAAAGCGTAGACTGGAGCCACGAAAGCGATATCAATACTGCTATAAGCGATTACAAAAGCCGCGGATACGAAATCATAGGGATTGAACAAACGACAGACAGCATCATGATTACTGATTTTAATATTGACAAGTCAAAAAAATATGCACTGATCTTAGGAAATGAAGTGGAAGGAATAAGCGATGAAGCGCTGCCGAATATTGGCACATTTCTCGAAATTCCGCAGCTTGGAACAAAGCACTCTCTGAACGTAAGCGTATGTGGTGGAATCGTGATGTGGGAATTCGCAAAAGCCCTAAAATAA
- a CDS encoding CBS domain-containing protein gives MLEDFGYSHIFIKKSHHFYGAIAEDFLYEDDGILKDLEHQIERFAILEDNNIMDSIRLFYTFNANVIPVINKNEKYLGYITCEDIFQNLSRYPLFSETGAILTIETPARKYSMTEIANIVESNNSKFYGGFITLMSDEVIQVTIKISNENLSSIDATFDRYDYRIVEKYYSDEKSDLFKDRFGFFQKFIEI, from the coding sequence ATGTTAGAGGATTTTGGATATTCCCATATTTTCATAAAAAAATCCCATCACTTCTACGGAGCTATTGCGGAAGACTTTCTTTATGAAGATGACGGGATATTGAAGGACCTTGAACACCAGATCGAGCGCTTTGCCATTCTGGAAGACAATAATATCATGGACAGCATCCGTCTGTTCTATACCTTCAATGCCAATGTGATTCCGGTAATCAATAAGAACGAAAAATATCTCGGGTATATTACCTGTGAGGATATTTTTCAGAATCTTTCCAGATATCCTCTGTTTTCAGAAACCGGAGCTATTCTTACCATAGAAACTCCGGCCAGAAAGTATTCGATGACGGAAATCGCCAATATTGTGGAAAGCAACAATTCGAAGTTCTATGGCGGATTCATCACTTTAATGTCGGATGAAGTAATCCAGGTAACCATTAAGATCAGCAATGAAAACCTGTCTTCGATAGACGCTACTTTTGATCGCTACGATTATAGAATTGTTGAAAAATACTATTCTGATGAAAAATCGGATCTGTTTAAGGACAGGTTTGGGTTTTTCCAAAAATTCATAGAAATATAA
- a CDS encoding YARHG domain-containing protein, with protein sequence MKILNYTLASLLAVSLISCKKDGKINEAGKGSVIEKKDSAVVPEIYKEYYGIYMGNFAGKEMITAEDGEEYEDYVNKRLSLKINRITKDSVYGQSIVNGNQRPFRGIFNESTKSFVLDEPGNDKTDGRFEVKLNGDSITGKWNAFNKTAVKSPLKTIKLSKKEFVYNPNFMLDKDSDLVDWSNPKDFVEKYTDEETGKTESYTTSKNRVASEAIFKLNASKQKLTEKELKNLRKLDLEIIKNSVFARHGYSFKKETYRYFFEQTDWYIPVSNNVDKELSPMEKENVALLNRFIKYAEDKYDSFGR encoded by the coding sequence ATGAAAATTCTAAATTACACATTAGCCTCTTTGCTTGCCGTTTCTCTGATAAGCTGTAAAAAAGATGGAAAAATAAACGAAGCAGGAAAAGGATCTGTGATCGAAAAAAAGGATTCTGCCGTAGTTCCTGAGATTTATAAAGAATATTACGGAATTTACATGGGAAACTTTGCTGGAAAAGAAATGATTACAGCCGAAGATGGGGAAGAATATGAGGATTATGTTAACAAAAGACTTTCCCTGAAGATCAACAGAATTACTAAGGACAGTGTTTACGGCCAGAGTATTGTGAATGGAAACCAGCGGCCATTCAGAGGAATCTTTAATGAAAGTACGAAATCTTTTGTCCTGGATGAGCCAGGAAATGATAAAACCGACGGCAGATTTGAAGTAAAACTAAATGGTGACAGTATTACCGGAAAATGGAATGCCTTTAATAAAACAGCAGTAAAATCTCCTTTAAAAACAATTAAGCTTTCTAAAAAAGAATTTGTCTACAATCCGAATTTTATGCTGGATAAAGATTCCGACTTGGTCGACTGGTCCAATCCGAAGGATTTTGTAGAAAAATATACTGACGAAGAAACAGGCAAAACGGAAAGCTATACCACTTCTAAAAACAGGGTTGCTTCTGAAGCTATTTTTAAACTGAATGCTTCTAAGCAAAAGCTGACTGAAAAAGAGCTTAAAAATTTAAGGAAACTAGATCTGGAAATTATTAAGAATTCTGTTTTCGCAAGACACGGCTACTCCTTCAAAAAAGAAACCTACCGGTATTTCTTTGAGCAGACAGACTGGTATATTCCTGTTTCCAATAACGTAGACAAAGAACTTTCGCCTATGGAAAAAGAGAATGTTGCCCTGCTGAACCGTTTTATTAAGTATGCAGAGGATAAATATGACAGTTTCGGAAGATAA
- a CDS encoding DUF2809 domain-containing protein, which yields MKFKFSLTYLLLTIFIFLAEVLIATKLADIFFVRAYLGDVIVVMLLYTLVKTFVKMNDKKLIFGILVFSCIIEFAQYFTIAEKLGFRPGSLMYIVIGNSFSWIDILCYAVGCLLLFFWVKLNPEKDRQTIAG from the coding sequence ATGAAATTTAAATTCAGCCTTACCTATCTTCTTCTCACCATCTTCATTTTCCTGGCAGAAGTCCTGATTGCCACAAAGCTGGCAGATATTTTCTTTGTAAGAGCCTATCTAGGTGATGTTATTGTTGTCATGCTTCTGTATACATTGGTTAAAACCTTTGTGAAAATGAATGATAAAAAGCTGATTTTCGGAATTCTGGTTTTTTCCTGCATCATAGAGTTTGCACAATATTTCACCATTGCAGAAAAATTAGGCTTCCGTCCTGGAAGCCTGATGTATATTGTCATAGGAAATTCTTTCTCCTGGATCGACATTCTGTGTTATGCCGTAGGATGCTTATTGCTGTTCTTTTGGGTAAAACTGAATCCGGAAAAAGACAGGCAGACTATTGCAGGTTAA
- a CDS encoding energy transducer TonB: MKKYLLFLLVFWVVSIAAQDSMAVKGPKPMASAGSASTKSPEFPGGHRAFVTEILKYFRTYPMVKAEIMSAKAVATFIVDTEGNMVDIKIESYEYKIVRDEFLRALKMVKTKWIPAEQDGKKVRNLMRQPLVFNLQ; this comes from the coding sequence ATGAAAAAATATTTGTTGTTTCTTCTGGTGTTTTGGGTTGTTTCCATTGCTGCACAAGATTCCATGGCAGTTAAGGGACCTAAACCAATGGCTTCTGCAGGATCTGCATCAACAAAATCTCCTGAATTTCCTGGTGGACACCGGGCTTTTGTAACAGAGATTTTAAAATATTTCCGCACCTACCCGATGGTTAAAGCTGAAATTATGAGCGCAAAAGCTGTTGCAACTTTTATTGTTGATACTGAAGGAAATATGGTGGATATCAAAATAGAATCCTATGAATATAAAATAGTACGGGATGAATTTCTGAGAGCACTGAAAATGGTGAAGACCAAATGGATTCCTGCCGAGCAGGATGGTAAAAAGGTGAGAAATCTGATGAGGCAGCCTTTGGTATTTAACCTGCAATAG